The following are encoded in a window of Carassius auratus strain Wakin chromosome 6, ASM336829v1, whole genome shotgun sequence genomic DNA:
- the LOC113096918 gene encoding melanophilin-like isoform X2, which translates to MDKKLDLSRLTEEEAKHVWEVIQRDFVLRKKEEERLGVLKSKIEKEETKRELLGSQSNLTDSHCIHCLQPFKFLVNSKRQCVDCKLYACKTCSRYNKKERGWVCDPCRMSRVLKIGTLGWYHDNVRSRFKRFGSAKVMRSLYKRLNEEGHRDDDIQSMPDVRNVYNGHEDEHLDASEVQRYKQMRKTKRLLSVHPMDLDMDDYSTHSRRQSLQYIHEDRGQRNDVEYNSDIYHHHYHRMNRRKSLDRFSRPDDGTYSENRMVRARSLSKINSSVAPRPIYLDTSEEDDAFNYPVYQLPPRRHSRASSQENIHQSAPPINELNKRMSAIESLLNRLEEKMTLSPDQPVQPTAGQMEEEKLRRKLDELMSDKALSSDEDEPKRPPQSKGSTVRGDQGPVAPASQEPLSSSSDEMPTEAQKVSDIEIKIASLSAKGLSFDKAKKKVTALTIQQKRKISQDRVRI; encoded by the exons ATGGACAAGAAGTTGGACCTGTCCAGACTAACAGAAGAGGAGGCCAAACATGTGTGGGAAGTCATTCAGAGAGACTTTGTCCTCAGAAAGAAGGAAGAGGAGAGGCTTGG GGTGCTTAAATCCAAAATTGAGAAGGAAGAAACAAAGAGGGAACTCCTGGGGTCTCAGTCAAACCTGACCGACTCTCACTGTATCCACTGCTTGCAGCCCTTTAAGTTCCTGGTGAACAGCAAACGGCAGTGTGTGGACTGTAAACTCTACGCCTGCAAGACCTGCAGCCGCTACAACAAAAAGGAGCGTGGCTGGGTATGCGACCCCTGCCGTATGTCCAG AGTCCTGAAAATTGGAACTTTGGGGTGGTACCATGACAATGTACGCTCGCGCTTCAAGCGTTTTGGCAGCGCAAAAGTGATGAGGTCACTGTACAAGAGATTAAATGAAGAGG GGCACCGTGATGATGACATACAGAGCATGCCTGATGTGCGCA atGTATATAATGGTCATGAAGATGAACATTTGGATGCATCTGAAGTGCAACGTTATAAGCAG ATGCGAAAGACCAAGCGTCTTCTCTCTGTCCACCCCATGGATCTTGACATGGATGATTATAGCACTCACTCTCGCAGACAGTCCCTCCAG TACATCCATGAAGACAGAGGTCAGCGGAATGATGTAGAATACAACTCTGACATATACCATCACCATTATCATCGCATGAACCGCAGGAAAAGTCTTGACAGGTTCTCGCGCCCAG atgATGGCACATACTCTGAAAACAGAATGGTAcgtgctcgctctctctctaaaATCAACTCCTCTGTGGCTCCACGCCCGATCTACCTGGATACTTCAGAGGAGGATGATGCATTCAATTACCCCGTATATCAGCTGCCCCCACGCCGCCACAGTCGAGCATCATCTCAGGAAAACATTCATCAGAGTGCCCCACCG ATCAATGAACTGAACAAGAGAATGTCTGCCATTGAGAGTCTCTTAAATCGACTGGAAGAGAAAATGACTTTGTCTCCTGATCAG CCTGTTCAACCCACAGCAGGGCAGATGGAGGAGGAGAAGCTGAGGAGAAAACTAGATGAGCTGATGAGTGACAAGGCACTTTCCTCTGATGAAGATGAGCCTAAGAGGCCTCCTCAGTCCAAAGGATCTACTGTGAGGGGGGACCAGGGACCAGTGGCCCCTGCATCCCAAGAACCCCTGAGCTCATCCAGTGATGAGATGCCCACTGAAGCACAAAAG